The nucleotide sequence TTTTAATCGCTGTCACTACCGCTTGTGTGCGGTCATTCACTTGCATTTTTTGTAAAATGCTCGAAACATGGTTTTTAACCGTTTTTTCAGAGATGAACAATGTTTCTCCGATTACCCGGTTGCTTTGGCCATCCGTCAATAATTGAAGGACTTCACTTTCACGTTTCGTCAGCAAATGGTAAGGCCGACGGATTTCTGTTTGGTGGAACGAACCCTTGTTTTCGCGTTCGCTTAATCTGCGGAACTCCATTACCAGGTTGCGGGTCACTTTTGGATGCAGATACGAGCCGCCTTTTGCCACGACTTTGATGGCTTGGATGATCGCTTCTGCGTCCATCTCTTTTAGCATGTAGCCAAGCGCCCCGGTCTTCAAAGCATGGGTAACATACGATTCATCATCATGAATTGACAGCATAATGACTTTTGCATCCGGGTAATTCTCCATCAATTCACCCGTTGCTTCTACACCATTTTTCTGCGGCATATTAATATCCATTAATACCACATCAGGGCGGTGCTCTTCATATAATTTCGTCACTTCTGTGCCGTCTCCGCCTTCTGCGACAACTTCAAACGAATCTTCAAAGTCAAGAATTCGTTTTACCCCTTCGCGGAATAGCTGGTGATCATCAATAATAATAATTTTTGTCATTATGTTGTCCTCCTCAAATACCTTATCTTATCCATCCGTTTTCAACGGGATTTGAAACATCAACACTGTTCCGTTCCCCAGAGATGAGTTTATGTAAAAATCGCCGTCTACTAAATCAATGCGTTCTTTCATTCCGATCAAGCCGAATGATTGGTTCTTTACAATGCTTTGGTCGAACCCTGAACCGTTGTCTTTTACTACCAGGGTGACATGGTCTTTTAGCCATTCCACTTTTACTTCTATGGACGAAGCTTTGCCATGCCGGATGG is from Planococcus liqunii and encodes:
- a CDS encoding response regulator is translated as MTKIIIIDDHQLFREGVKRILDFEDSFEVVAEGGDGTEVTKLYEEHRPDVVLMDINMPQKNGVEATGELMENYPDAKVIMLSIHDDESYVTHALKTGALGYMLKEMDAEAIIQAIKVVAKGGSYLHPKVTRNLVMEFRRLSERENKGSFHQTEIRRPYHLLTKRESEVLQLLTDGQSNRVIGETLFISEKTVKNHVSSILQKMQVNDRTQAVVTAIKNGWVEVR